ctctgcctcacatagactctctACATAGActcttttaatgttatttttatgggtcagagagtaacgtaatttcaattctctgcatgtcctgtacatgtggcagaattgacaataaagttgacttgacttgacttgacttgactactggtgtccctcaaggctcagtacttggtcctctccttttctccctctacacaagatcactttgtgaggtcatttcctcacatggattatcctaccactgctatgccgacaacacacaactcatcttctcttttcctccctgtgatctacatgctgcttctaaaatctctgcatgtctaaccgacatctcatcttggatggcagcccatcacctccaactcaatcccaccaaaactgaactaatattcattccagcagattcttcaccacatcaagatcttgctatttacctggacaactcacagaactctccttctcgactcacatcagcaaccttttcctgctcatgtagattccttctctacaatatcagacgaatctgcccttatctgtcaacacaggccacccagatactggttcagtccttctcgagtggactactgtaactccgttctagctggtctacctctatgtaccatccgacctctacatctcatacaaaatgcagcagcacaactgatcttcaaccttcccaaattgtcccacaccacgttccctccactggctcccagtagctgcacacatcaagttcaaaatactgatgctggcctacaaagccaaacaaggagtagccccatcctacctcacagcccttattacacctcgcactgcacctcgtacactccgagcctccagtactgctcgcctggtccccccatcactaaaggtaaaaggaagacattcatctagacgaACTTCTagatgaacttcccctcaagttTCTtaaaatggcagctcaagaccttcctctttaaagaatatttagattaacttgtaactttcttattgtcgaacttgtgtacggaatctacaacagagtgaagaAAATGTTATATTCATAGTtaggggtcctaatgaaccggaactgatcacttcatccatggtaacttgataGCACATTGtaagctgccgtgtgaaggtgctcagtgactgagctgttctgacctcgaggggaagatcattccaccaccgaggggccaagacggagaagagtctcaACTAATCTcttcgtcaaatcaatgtatcAAATCCGCTTCCAACAAGGTCcctaaacaagtagcacccgatattataaattctatcctcaaaattattaactcgtTGCTTAGCACCAGTCACGtaccaagttcattcaaggtagTAGTTATTAgtcccctgattaaaaagcctggtcttgatcacagtcagctttcaaattatagaccgatatcctaCCTTCCGTTTATCttaaatcttagaaaaagtcgtagcccagcagctgagcgcatacctagactgtaacaatatccatgaagtatatcaatcaggatttagacctcatcatagctctgagacagcgctggttaaagtggttaatgacctgctgatctgatcagggacgcatctcgtgTCCTGCTTGATcggagtgcagcgtttgacactatcgatcacgctattctccttgccaggttagagaatgttattgggattaagggaacagcccttgaatggttcagatcatatctgaccaaccgatatcagtttgtggacatcaaagtagagtttggtgttccacagggttctgtcctaggtccattagttttttctctatacatgttacctttaggcgacgtcatccgcaaacacagtattagctttcattgctacgctgacgacacacagctgtatctgtcagcaatgccagatcagaggcagcagctgaacaaaataagagagttgtctgaaggacattagacagtggatgctcaccaactttctcctgttaaaccctgacaagacagaagctctcgtacttgggcctcaagcagtcAGGCAttagctggctgactacatcataaccctggatagcctttctatttcaccaagtattgaagtaaaggatctagatgtcatcattgatgcaggtctctcattcaattcgcacgtagataatgtcactaggatagcattctttcaccttagaaatattgcaaaaataagaaatatcatttcaatgcatgatgcagaaatgtTGGTCCATACCTTTATTACaacaaggttagattactgcaacgcattactgtctggatgctctagtaggtgcatgtgTAAACTCCAACTAGTACAGAacgctgcagccagagttctaactagaactaggaaaccCATCTAgaacccatcaaatttaggatttacTACAAaatggaaatctggtgaactggtgccagaggaagaatgtccacctgaacatcagcaagacaaaggagttaattctgcacttcagtacaaagcaggagaagacctaccagacccctgtcattaACAGAAGCCCAgaggagagagtggacagcttccgttacctctgtatctacatcacgcaggacctatcatggtcctgtcacatcaacaccgtggtgaaaaaggcccggcagcgtctctaccacctcagacgcctgagagacttcagactgccctccaaggtgctcaggaacttctattcttgcaccatagagagcatcctgacgggaaatatctcaacctggttgaGATATgagacaggcgagccctacagagggtggttcgatcagctgaacgattcatccgtaccaagctccctgaccttcaatgtctctgctgcaatcagggagagtccaacacagagagaatgaggaggagctgtccaagctctcaacaacaacagtacataaaACTCCATAGaactacactttcactttcaataactctggacactttgcacaaatcactttgcacaaatcactttgcacaatctttgcgcttttttaTCTCTgctcattttactttttttttatcttatacattgtctttcactcatttgcacaccttcaccctacctgttccacatattttatgttaaagacgtaaaagtgcaatatttgcatattggttcattgtatacttgcaacatttgcaatactgtggtctgtacagtcgcaaaaagcatttcactgcatatcataccgtgtatgactatgtatgtgacaaaaaaattggaatttgaatttgttctgctctgcaattgttgaggcgTCTGTTGCaagctgtggtcgcaaggtggccggtgccagtcatGGTGGTAACCCCCGTACCCACTGGTGAACATCAGAGGTTAGGGTAGTAGCCAGGCTGAAGATGGAGGCCTATGATCTTCTCAATCTCACCAATGTGCAAtccaaggaggaaccagggATACGTGGGTATACACTATCCAGtgtcaggggcagaagttgctgaggtattcaaacagctacacagcggctgagccccgggggtggatgagatccgtcctgggtatctatggctatggatgttgtagggctgtcatatttgacacatctctgcaacattgcgtggacattaAGCGCAGTTCCCGTGGAGTAGCAGACTAGGGTTTGGTCcccatttttaagaagggggaccagagggtgtgttcaaACTAatgggggatcacactcctcagcctccctggaaagggaTATCTCAATCTgagatagttgaatctcagttTGAGTagcaatgtggttttcatcctggccgtggaactcTGGAcaagctctttacccttgccaGGGTGATGAGGGGGGCATAttagtttgcccaaccaatctaCATGTggtttgtggatttggagaaggatTATGACCATGTTCCCCAGGGAACCCTatggggggcgctccaggagtatggggtggatggccattcagtccctgtaccagaggagcatgatcttggtccgcatagccggcagtaaatCTGACCTGTTctcggtgagggttggactccgccatggctgccctttgtcaccggttctgttaataagctatatggacagaatttctaagcacagccgtggtgtggagggtgtcgagtttggtgcaggagaatctcgtctctgctttttgcagatgatgtggtcctcctagcttcaacAGGCTCTGACTTTCAGCTCTTGCTGTGTAGGTTTGCAACCGagtgttaaggaagtggctccgtaatcaaaaggttggaATCCGCAgtaacaaggtgccactgagcaagtgaaagtgaagtgattgtcacttgtgatacacagcagcacagcacacagtgcacacagtgaaatttgtcctctgcatttaacccatcaccctgagtgagcagtgggcagccatgacaggcgcccggggagcagtgtgtggggacggtgctttgctcaaccggcaaccttctgattaccgcttccttaaccgctaggccaccactgccccaagtagttcccttttccgctgcaagcagggtttgaacctgggcagggagaccccattggatttcaagtccaacgccttaaccactcggccatcgcaaagcaccatccccacggTGCATTTGTGGATCACAAAGTCCTGAAAAGTTTCATTAGAAGTACAAGCAACCTTGTGTAGCCAGTGAACCACCCCAAGGCAGCAGTGAGTAGGTAACTAAATACAGCTGCGAGTGGCCAGGCAGAGAGACACAGCTGCAAACAGTTAGATGGCATTGTTTAAAACAGGCATAGTCACgaccagctaaaaaaaaatcctggatgCTGAACAAAAACAGCAAAGATCGTCAGTATGTACTGCTATGCAACAAAAGTATTCTGATACAGATATGGGATTGTTTATattgtattctttattttttttaagtttgtatTTTCCTCGACCTCGTCTTCCTCCACTTATCTGGGTCCGATTCGTGGGAGCCTCTCCCCAGCTgctccagcaggaccccaaggcgttcccagaccagactggagatagaatttctccagcgtgtcctgggtcgacccgggggcctcctgctggcaggatgtgcccgaaacacctcccaagggaggcgtccaggaggcatcaggagaggaaggcagcaactcactcacactgtttacggaagatggggagctgctgacgttgACTGGGGTGGTGGAAGGattactttgaggagctcctcaatctcACCAATGTgcattccaaggaggaaccagCGATGCCTCGGTATGGACTGTCCGGTCTCACGGGCAGAAGTTgttgaggtagtcaaacagctacacagcggcGGAGTCCTGTGGGTGGACGTTAATCTGGCTACCTGCCTGCAGCATTTGGTCATGCGCTGCGATCCACCCAGAGCAGCCTCTGCCTTTCCCTCTCGGTCTTCTGACCAAACCACGTTGCGCTGTGATGATGCTGCACTGAGAAGACATTAACAGCGAGTGGACAAGCAGAGTGTGTACCAGGCTGACCAGCCAGAATAGAAAAGTCGAAGCAGTCCATCCAAATCGTCAGGCAAAGAGAGAAGTCCGTCAGCAGGCAGAGGTTCTGTTCCTGTGTAACCCATTCGTTCAAAAGTTGGGGGACTTGAGCGGGGTCAGGAACTGGGAAATCCACGGACAAACCAGGGTCCACCATATGGAGGATGTGTTTTAATCTGTGCTTCTCTGTGGGAGTcccactgccccctgctgaTTCGGAGGTCTCACAGGCATCATGAAAGAAATATTTACAATTAAGAAGCTGCCTTGGAAATGGACTTTCAGGGGTTCTCTGTGTGCCTGCTGAACACCACAGAACGTGTTTCTTCTATAGAACCTTTATCCTGTTACTGATGGACTTGTGCAAGAATCTCCAAAAGGCAAAATGATATTGTGAGgaaatcttaatttttttgttcctaATTCTTCATTACACTTTTCATTAAATATCAATAAGTTGCTACAGTACTGAAGCCTGATTTCACTCGTATCCCCACTAACACAATCAGAATCAACCGGAtgaatataaatacatgtgGGGACTGAGTAGGCAGTGTATGAGTagctgtgaggtgtgtgtgcgcgtagaAACGTCTGTATCAGGCCATTCAGCATACTGACGATATCCTGGACCTGAATTTCCTCCATGTCTTTACACATCACATCCGCCGGCCTTCCTGCAGCCTCTGTAGCATCACCTCATAACCAGAATTATCAGTCAAGTCAGAGccctaaaacacacatacacatatcaTCATGGTTTTTATCTCAGTTTGAGacatttattttcagaaaaGAAACTGAGTGCACACTGATATGAGGAAGCTGAACCTTTTCTAGAACACATTCACCTCTCAAATCAGGAAATGTCCTGAGATGAGTTCATCTCTCTGAACCAGACCGACCAATAGGGAGTGTCACTTAAAAACCAGAAACTGagttattataaaataaattctgGTGTTCCCAACCCCTGACCATCCACATGATATAAACAGAAATGTGAATCATCAGACCAGGAGTGCTTCTTCCATTACTCCGTAGTCCAGTTCCACTTCTTTTTAGAAGGTTCTGGTGGTGGACGCAAGTCAGCATGGACACCCTGACCAGTCTGCAGCAACACAGACCTTATGCTGCAGATCAGACCACATGACATAATCTTTAGTCCTCAGGATCTGATGGTCACGAGAAACAGTGATGTTATACAAGATATTCTATAAAACAAAAACTACATAACTGTAGATGTGACCACAGACTGGCCCCATGTCACCAGATGACTtcctggaggaggagcttctaAAGTGAAGAACTGGTTTCcagcttttaccagacgcccttactcagtaggctactaccagccatgaTCTGTGTAGAGAGATGGAACGTGGGAGTGGAGAAGGTTCAGGTTCAGTGATAATGGCACAATGTAGTAATTACACTcttcatgaatttattttggaataatatatctgtgtgtggagGATTAATAAAGTGGAGAATTCTCACATTTTCACTtgtaggatttttattttcatgcatcATCCTCCTTTAATTGCAACACATTCAAAATCCAATAAACAAATGCAGTAGAACTGAGAagaccatcacacacacacacaacagcacatgGAGGGGGCAAAGCTACACTCTGAGCAGAAGCAGTGAACAAATGCATGATGGGAGGAGCCGCACAAAGGGGCTGGGATTCTTTTTAGGGGCGTGTCCTTTCAGAGACTCCTGATTGGTCTGGTCAGTGCTGGGCAGGCTCTGGGGGATGATGGTGGCTGTTGATTGGTTGGAGCAAGTCTCATATAGGTTTCCAGAAAACTGGCCCTGACGAGACTCCGCCTTCAGCGACTCCCACACCTGTGCTGCATCACCGCGGCAACCAGACAGtacctcattcacacacacctggaACTCGTCCCAggacctaaacacacacacacacacacacacacagagcacatgatGAGCACGGGctgtactttgtgtgtgtgtgagtgagagttgTACCTGCAGACTGATCGGATGTCctgagtctgtgtgttggagCTCAGCTTgtctcccagcagcagcagacactgaGCGAAGCCCTTGTAGACGGAGCCACAGGGTGGAGTCACAGCCGCCGCCCGCACCGACACCAACAGCCCTGAGGGGCGGGGCAGAGTCCACTGTCAATGTTCCTCATAAATTATACCTGTCTGTCTAACGTGCGCaacaatgtacacacacacacacacacacacacacacacttcttcatATGAATCTGAATTCAAATGTCTTGTgtacaaataaacatatattaaaaGTAACAATGAAAAGTTGTGACAGATGTGTGGTTAGCATCAATTAAAGCAATAAATCCTCAAaaccagttgtgtgtgtgtgtgtgtgtgtgtcactcacCTACACAAACTAGAAGTAGTGGAATCACCAGGCAAGGACAAGACATCCTGTTTCAGTGCTGCAGGACACAAAATGTCCACACTGACAGGGAgagtgtgtggggggtgggtgAGGGATGATGTTTGACGGCATTAGATTAGAGGATTAGAGAAATATCTAACAACGGCAAATATCCCACAACTCTGTGCGTCAGCGCGTGTTTGCGTGTATTGGGGGTCATTTGTGCTTTTGgtttctgacattttatttttgacacGTATAACAAGTATCTATACAATAGTGAGCAAAATGacccacaacacacagacagaaggagGTTGTGTAAGTTTGATTGACAGGTCGGGATTATGTCATTGCGTAAATCTAGAGGCAGATTAAAGTGGTGACCCCAAACttgccgcacacacacacacacacacacacacacacactttgaaatGTCAGAGTCCACATTAATGAGGAGGATTGTTTTCTGGgtacagatttacatttacagcatttaccagacgcccttatgcagagcgctttatagtcagtagtgacagggacagtccccccctggagacactcagaagtagtggttaagtgtcctgctcagggacacgatggtagtaagtggggcttctggttaataggcgagtgtgttacccgccaggctactaccaccctgacagcAAAGGCTGGGAGATTTTTACCCAAGATTCTCTATGTTGTATCTTTTTGTTAAATTGAgatggtttttgtttttataaaatgtatttttcttcccATGATTACGCTGTACCCAGCCACGTGACGTCAGACGCAGCGTTGTGCGGAAGTGACGTGGCGGGTTCGCGGGAGAGAGACGCGCGATGGCGGATCCCGGTTCCGCGGGTTCTTCCGTCCGCACGGACGTGATCGAGGCGCTGACGgacctggaggagctggagcggGTTTATACGCAGCTGTGTAGTGAAGAGG
This DNA window, taken from Denticeps clupeoides unplaced genomic scaffold, fDenClu1.1, whole genome shotgun sequence, encodes the following:
- the LOC114783423 gene encoding neuritin-like protein: MSCPCLVIPLLLVCVGLLVSVRAAAVTPPCGSVYKGFAQCLLLLGDKLSSNTQTQDIRSVCRSWDEFQVCVNEVLSGCRGDAAQVWESLKAESRQGQFSGNLYETCSNQSTATIIPQSLPSTDQTNQESLKGHAPKKNPSPFVRLLPSCICSLLLLRV